The Reinekea forsetii genome contains the following window.
CCACCGAGCTGTATTGGCACATCGGCGAAATACCGATACGGTTGCGAAAATGCACATCTTTAATCTGTAAGGGCGAGAATAGGGCCGACATAGGAAATCTCTATCTGTGTTGGAAGACAGGCCCGACTCTTGTCGGGCCCTTGTGGGCTAACGTTCCAGTCGCCCGAAATAACGATCCTTGACTAGGCGCGTCTTGATGCCGAGTGTTAAGAAAGGATTCGGTGGTAACCAGGTCGGGGTCGGTCGCTGTTGAATGCGATCCATCTCATCGGTCCGCTCACCGATAGCCTGGTAGGCCAGTTGCTCGCCGAATAGGGTCGCCAGACCAATACCGCCGCCGTTATAACAACCGGCCACGCTGAGCGTGGGGCTGAGCTGTTCAAACAGGTTGGCGCTGTTGGCGCTGATGCAAGTAATGCCCGACCAGCTGTGTTCGATCAGATTGCTCGGCAGCGTTGGAAAGCGTTTGCGCAGACCGTCGCTGTGGCCCTGTACCCGCAACGCCAGCTGGCTCGCGGTCATATTAACCGACCATAGTGCTTCGGCGGTATTGCGAATCATAATCCGTCGATCGCCGGTCAAGCGGACGGTCGCGCCCATCGCTTGGGCCGATAAAAGGCCCCATTCCTGAGGGGATCCCAGGCTTTGGAATTCAGCCTCGGTGAGCTGGCGCGTTAGGCTGGCGGTCAGCGTCAAGGGAAACACGCGGTCCCGTTTCAGGCCGAGCGATGGTATAAAGCCATTGGTGCACACCAACAGCTGGTCGGCGTTGATGCGGCCCTTGGCCGTGGTCAACTGATGACGGCTGCCTGAACGAGTCCAGTTGAGTACCGGCGACTGTTCATAGAGGCTGACATTGGCGGGCAGGGCCTCGATCATGGCTCGGGCCAGTTTGGCCGGCTGCACCATAACTCCGCCAGCGGTGTGCACCGCCATGCGATAGAAGTCGGTGCCCAGTCGGGTGCGCAGCGCCGGTGCTTCCATCAGCGTGTTGGCAATGTCACAGTCATCTAAGGTGCGGCTAAAGGTGCGCAACTTGGCCTCATTTTTCGCCAATGCCGTGGCATGGTACTTACCGCTGGCGTTCCAGTCACAATCGACCTGATAGCGCTCGACGAAGTTGGCGACGGTTTGAACCCCGAGTGCATTGAGCTGGTATTTCTGTTTGTAATGGCTCAGGCCATTTTCGGACATATGCCCGTCATTCAACGTGGAGTCGACCAAATAACCAGAATTGCGGGCGCTGGCTCCCTCACCAGCGGCCTCTGCCTCGATCAGCACGATCTGATCATTGGGGCGGAGCAGCGCCAAGGTGCGTGCGGCAGCCAGGCCGGTGTAGCCGGCCCCGATAATCACCCAAGGACAATCGAGGTCTTGATTCAAGGCAGGCATAGCCGTTCGTGGCGGTAACAGGTTTAACCAGCCACAGCCCGGATCGTTTTTAGGCACCATTGGTTCTACTCAATTAGACGAGGGATTGAGTGGCTAATGTAGGATAATCAGGGTCTGAAAGACATCATCTTTTATGCTTATTACTATCAATTAACTGTGAACTTACGCCACCCAATGTAACGGCGTAATGATGGCCAGCCCAGTGGCTGTCCTGAGCGATCAAGCATTCGGCGGGGCGCCTGTTTAATCGGCCCAAAGGCCGGCCGGCCCGTCGTATCGATGACTTTTTAGTCAAGCCATCCGATTGTCGGCCCAATCGACCCGACAAAGGCCGTTATTTGCTTTTAGAGATTGAGTGACCGGATCAAAAGTGGTGTAGAATGTCGCACTGAATCGGGTGGCCAAGCCAAAGCACCCTAGTTACCCGTTGAGCCGGACTGCGTGTCTTGAGCCTTTTTTTACCGAAGTGACCCTAGCATGTTAAGACTGAACGAAATCAAGCTCGCGTTGAATCACAGCGAAGCCGATTTAAGAGCCGCCATTTGCGCAACTCTGGCTATCAGAGACGACGCGTTGCTCAGCTATAGCCTGTTCAAGCGCAGCTATGACGCGCGCAAGAAAAAAAACATCCTATTGATTTATCAGATTGATGCGCTCGTATCGCCCGAGCTCGAGACCCAGCTGCTCGGCCAGCTCGATAACTTGGTTGGCGTGCGGGCTACCCCCGATACCGGTTACCATTTTGTCGCCCAGGCGGAGCCAACATTCCCCACCGCCCAACAGGCGCGTCCGATCGTTATAGGCTTCGGCCCCTGTGGCATCTTGGCGGCCTTGCTGCTGGCGCAGATGGGTCTAAAACCGATTGTGCTCGAACGCGGTCAGGATGTCCGGCAGCGGACGCAAGATACTTGGGCGTTGTGGCGCAAGCGCGAACTCAATCCGGAGTCCAATGTGCAGTTTGGTGAGGGCGGGGCCGGAACCTTTTCCGATGGCAAATTGTGGAGTCAGGTGAAGGATAAACGTCATCTGGGCCGCAAGGTGCTGAGCGAATTTGTCAAAGCCGGCGCGCCGGAGGAAATACTCTTTGTCAGCAAACCCCATATCGGAACCTTTAAACTGGTGACGATGGTGGAACGGATACGGGCTGAAATCATCCACTTGGGTGGCGAGATTCGCTTTAATCAGAAGGTCTCTGAGTTACACCGCGATGCCCCAGTCGATGGCGGCACGGGACAGGTCACAGGTGTTACTCTGGCCGATGGCGAATTCCTGCCATCGCGCCATGTGGTTCTGGCCATCGGTCACAGCGCCCGGGACAGTTTTGAAATGCTCCTCGCGCAAGGCGTCTATATGGAAGCCAAACCGTTTTCAATTGGTTTTCGCATCGAACACCCCCAGTCGGTTATCGACAAGGCGCGTTTTGGCGCCAGTGCCGGACACCCGATTCTCGGTTCGGCCGACTATAAGCTGGTGCACCATTGTAAAAGTGGCCGCAGTGTTTACAGCTTTTGTATGTGTCCGGGCGGGACCGTGGTCGCGGCCGCATCCGAGCCGGGCGGGGTGGTCACCAATGGTATGTCGCAATATTCGCGTAATGAACGCAATGCCAATTCCGCCATCGTGGTCGGCATTACCCCGGAACAGGATTACCCGGAGCACGTCCTCGCTGGGGTCGATTTGCAGCGTAAGCTCGAGCGCCTGGCCTTCGAGCTGGGCGGCGGCGACTACAGCGCCCCCGCTCAACTGGTCGGTGACTTCCTTAATAACAAGCCATCAGTCAATCTCAGCGCGGTATCGGCCTCCTATCAGCCGGGTATCAGCCTGGGCGATCTGAGCAAGGCATTGCCAGCCTTTGCCATTGAGGCGCTGCGTGAAGCGATCCCGGCGTTTAACAAGCAAATTGACGGGTTTTCGATGGCCGATGCCCTGTTGACCGGGGTTGAGACGCGGACCTCATCGCCCATTTGCATTAAGCGCGGCGCTGATTTTCAAAGCATTAACACCTTGGGCCTGTATCCCGCCGGTGAAGGCGCGGGCTATGCCGGCGGCATCCTGTCAGCGGGAATCGATGGAATTAAGGTCGCCGAGGCCATCGCATTGGATCTCCTGAAGCCTGACACAGTAAGCGAGTCCTAAGGACCCAGCGCGGAGTAGCAGATGTATATTCCAGACATGTTCAGACAGGTCGATACAGCAGCGATGCAGCAGTTGATTGCCGAGCAACCGCTGGCAACCCTGGTGATGGCCACGGACGACGGCTTAGAGGCTAATCATATACCGCTCTATTGGGTCGATATCGACGCCGACACCGTGGTCTTGCGCGGCCATGTCGCCAAGGACAATCCAATGTGGCGCCAGTGCGCGGCGGCCACCGATGTCTTGGTGATCTTTGCCGGAGCGCAGCTCTACATGTCTCCCAGCTACTATGCGACCAAGCAGATCGACGCTAAGGTCGTCCCGACCTGGAATTATTTGAGCGTGCATTTGCACGGCGATTTGGTGGCAATTCACGACACCCAGTGGAAGCGCGAGATGTTAGATCGTTTAACCGATCAGCAGGAGGCCAGTCAGCCAGTCCCTTGGCAAGTAGCCGATGCGCCGGCCGCGCATGTGGAAAAGCTGATGGGCGCAATCGTCGGTTTGGAGTTCCGGGTGACCTCGATCGAGGGCAAGTGGAAGGCCAGCCAAAATCAGCCGCTGGTTAATAAAGTCAGTGTGGTGGATCATTTACGCAGCAAAACGGCGGACAATAGCCTGGCCATGGCCGACCTCGTCAGCCAATCAATACCCCGAAAACAACCCGAATAACGGTAGGCGAGGGCGCGCCTTGCGACCCCTACCCCCTGATCTTGCACCCTAACTAGAGACTATTATGGATTACGAATTTTCCTTTGATGATGACGGTAAACCGAATGCGGTTTTATCGATGGGTCATGAAGTATTGGGCCGTTGGCTGACCGAGGAATTGGGTCAAAACAGTTCAAAAATGGTTGACCTGTTGGCCGTTATTGACCTCTTGGACGGTGAGCAACTGATCGAGAAAAACATTCTCGGGCGTGACCTTAATCTGCGTTTAGAGCGTGAGACCGTCGAGGTCACCGCGCTGGAGCGAGAAGAGGATGAGGAATTCCCGGAGGAGACAAACCTGTATGAGTCGGAGTCGATTGCCGAATGTGGCCTACTCGATTTCAAGCAATTGCTCTTAGATTGGCAAGAGTTCGTCGCCTAACGAGCGCCCGATTGTTGGGCCAGCGACTGCCTTTCCGAGCAGAATCTCTGCTACCGACAGCGCTCGACCCGATGCACCAATTGCTCAATATCCGCATTGTCGTTATAGAGATGCGGCGACACCCGGAGGCCCAACTTGCGCGCATCAACACTGATATTGGCCTGCTCCAGGGCCACCATCAGCTTGGTTTGACGATCACCCAATTGCAAAATTACCGTGCCACTGCGCATCTGCGGCGCGTGGGGCGAGACCACGGCATCGCCCAGTGCCGCAATAACCTGATCGATTAGCTGTTGGTTGTGGGCTCTCAACACCTTCGATCCGATATTGGCAAAATATCCAATGCTGTGTGCGGCGAGCGCATAGGGAGCGATCGACGGGGTGCCGCCCCAGAAACGCATTGCGCCGGGGTGGTAACGAAAATCGTGAATATTAAATTCAAAGGGATTTTCATGACTGAACCAACCGACATCCATGGGCTGACAGTCATCGATGCGCTCAGGATGCACCCACAGATAGGCCGCACCCGGCCCGGAGCAAAGCCACTTAACGCTCGAGCCGACCATGAAGTCGGGCTGCAACTGGCTTAGATCTAAGGGCATGATGCCGGCCGACTGCGCAACATCGATCAGGCTCAGGGCGCCGCGTGCTCGGATCAGCGGAATGATATCGGCCAAGGGTGCCTGCACACCGCTGTTGGAATAGGCGTGGCTGACAAAGACCAGATCCACATCGGCACCGATATAGGCCTGCCAAACGGCAGCATCGGTTAGGTCCAAATGCTGGGGGATAAAGCGCAGTTCACAGTCAGCACCCAGCGCCTTCTGCATGGCAAAGCCCATACTGGGGAAGTCGACCTCACTCATCAGCACCACCGCCCCCGGACGCTGCAAGCGATCGAGCGACATCACCAGCTTGGTCACCGCACTGGACAGATTCGCCTGCGGGCAAAAGTCCTTGGCCGCGCCCTGGAACAGTTGGGCTAAGGCGGCGCTAAAGCGGTCGATCACCCCCAACCATTGACCCCAAGGCTCACGGCCAGAGTTTTGCCACGGGGCAAAGAAGGCCTGTTCCAGTGCGGCCGGTGCGCTATTCAACGGCCGGCCGACCGAATGGCTGAGCAGATAGCTGCCCGGGGCTAGACTGAAATCGCGTTTAGGGGTATCGATCATCGGTTCACTCCAGGGTGGCTTTGAGCTGTTGAATATCGTGAAAGCGGGTCAGGATATCCGAGCGTTGCGCGGCGGCACGTCGATCGCGTAGCTTTTCCAAAGCGGCCAACAGGACCGGCAGCGGCGGGCCACTGGCCGTGAGCTTGTCGAGATACTGCTCCGGCATTTGCGCCGAGGGCTGACTGATATACTTCTCAACCAACTGATTGTGATGCTGGCTCGCGGTTTCGCCATGGACCTGACACAACTCCAGCAGCAAGCTGAGGTTGGCCTGATACCAAGGCGCCTGGCTCTGGTCGCCGGCCGCGAGAAAGTAATCCAGCAGGCTGGTCCGGCGCATGCAATCGCGCAATATTTGCTGATCTTCCGGCATCATAAAGAGAAATTTATCAACCAACAGCTGGCCATAGGTCGGATCGTTGCCTTGGCACAGCCCGAGCAATAGATCGATCACATTGATGCCGGCAAAATCCCCCGCGTTGGCACCGCGATAGATCTGCGAGCCGACCCGATAGGGTTTGTAATAGGGTCGCACACAGTGGAAGAAACGTTGGGCATCGAGCTGCTCAAACAGATCGCTATTGGATTCGATGACCTGTTGTAAGGCCACTAGGGCGGCGCTCATCAGATCGTGCGTGAGCGGGTGCGAAATACCCAGGGGCTGAATCTTGATCAAGGCATCGGCGGCGCGCTTATAGGCGAGAATGCCGCGGGTGTTGTAATCGACAAAGAGTTGTTCATCGGGCAGGTTGGTAAAGCGTTTGTAGCGACCGTTGACCGCCCGGTTATGGGTGGTCAAATGCGCCGTGGCAAAGCGCGGCGTGACCCCAATGGAGGCACCGATTTGCAGCGCCAAAGCCGAGGCTTCGAGCAGCGGGGACTTAGTTTCGCGCGACGGCTCGGTGATCTCATGGCGCCGGCAAGCCGCCATATAAAGGCCGACATTACCCAACAGGTCGAAGGCCTTATCGAACCCCTGGTCGGTATTGCCTTCCGCCAGCAGCGCTGCGATCAGCGCTTGACCTTCCTGTTCCAAGCAAATCTTATAGTCTTCGCCAATTCCAGCGACGTTGGCGCGATCGGCCTGGGCAAAATAGAGGTCCTCTAGGGCGGAATTCAACTCGACAAATCGCGTTCGAATCCAGTCATCAAAAAGTTCCGTCTTGGCGGTGTTGGCTTTCATCTGTGATAACCTTAGCGGTGAGTATTTGTATTGGCCCATGTTCAGGAGCGCTCTACAGAGCGACGTGGCCACCCTAAACCACTGGCTCGGCCGAGCATAGCCAAGGGCGCGAATAGGTGCGCGCCGGACTGTTCATAATTCATGACTGTTTGGCTTATCAAGCGGGTAGGACACCCGCTTTAGTTTAGGCTGACCGATGACTCAGAAAATTCTGTGGTCAGGATTGATGCGCGGTGCTTTGACTGGCTAAAACTCGGTCGATCATGGCGGCGACACCGTCGTCGGCGCAGTCTGTGGTGACAACATTAGCGATCGCCTTAATATCGTCCGGTGCATTGCCCATGGCCACACCGACACCGCAGTCGCGCAACATCGTCAGATCGTTGTAACTGTCGCCGATCGCCATCACATCCGCCTTGTCGATGCCCAGCTTGGCGCAGATCACATCGATGCCCCGGCTCTTGTCGACGGCGCTATTGGTAAACTCCAAAAACACCGGTTTGGAAATGCTGATCATAAAGCGGCCGCCCAACGTTTTGCTCAGTTCTGCCTGCAGGGTCTTGATCTTGTCTGGCTCGGCGAGCATGAGCACCTTAGGGACCTTGGTCTGTATAACGCTTTTTAAGTCCGCGACGAGCTCAATGGGCATACCGGTGAGCGTCGCCTCCAGTTGGCTGTAGGGATTCATCTGTTCGGTGACGATGGCTCCCTCTATATAGGTTTGCATCAGCACGCCTTGGGCATGAGCGGTATCGACCAATAGGTCGCACTCGAGCTTGCTCAGGCAGGTCTCGAACAAGGTTTCGCGATTAGACCAGTCGGTCACGTACGCGCCATTGTAGGAAATCACATAGCCCCCTTGGGCCAAATGCAGCAGGTCGGCATAGCCGATCATGGCGGGGAAGGGACGGCCCGAAGCCAGGACGATGGTTAGGCCGGCAGCGCGGGCACGGGCAATGGCCGCCTGATTGGCCGGACTGATCTGGACAGCATCATTTAGCAGGGTATCGTCTAGGTCCATGACGATCATACGAACGTTAGCGTAAGGCATAGGTTTATCGCGTTCCAATAAAAAAATCGGTCGAATTATAACGGCATATTGATCGATTGTATCGACGCCAACGCCTCCAATGAGAAGTTTTCTCGTTGGAGGCCATCGAGTCGGGGACGACTATTTAACTTTCTGTTAAAGTGTTGTCTGGTTTCGTTGTGA
Protein-coding sequences here:
- a CDS encoding NAD(P)/FAD-dependent oxidoreductase, with the translated sequence MPALNQDLDCPWVIIGAGYTGLAAARTLALLRPNDQIVLIEAEAAGEGASARNSGYLVDSTLNDGHMSENGLSHYKQKYQLNALGVQTVANFVERYQVDCDWNASGKYHATALAKNEAKLRTFSRTLDDCDIANTLMEAPALRTRLGTDFYRMAVHTAGGVMVQPAKLARAMIEALPANVSLYEQSPVLNWTRSGSRHQLTTAKGRINADQLLVCTNGFIPSLGLKRDRVFPLTLTASLTRQLTEAEFQSLGSPQEWGLLSAQAMGATVRLTGDRRIMIRNTAEALWSVNMTASQLALRVQGHSDGLRKRFPTLPSNLIEHSWSGITCISANSANLFEQLSPTLSVAGCYNGGGIGLATLFGEQLAYQAIGERTDEMDRIQQRPTPTWLPPNPFLTLGIKTRLVKDRYFGRLER
- a CDS encoding YacL family protein; the protein is MDYEFSFDDDGKPNAVLSMGHEVLGRWLTEELGQNSSKMVDLLAVIDLLDGEQLIEKNILGRDLNLRLERETVEVTALEREEDEEFPEETNLYESESIAECGLLDFKQLLLDWQEFVA
- a CDS encoding Cof-type HAD-IIB family hydrolase, with translation MPYANVRMIVMDLDDTLLNDAVQISPANQAAIARARAAGLTIVLASGRPFPAMIGYADLLHLAQGGYVISYNGAYVTDWSNRETLFETCLSKLECDLLVDTAHAQGVLMQTYIEGAIVTEQMNPYSQLEATLTGMPIELVADLKSVIQTKVPKVLMLAEPDKIKTLQAELSKTLGGRFMISISKPVFLEFTNSAVDKSRGIDVICAKLGIDKADVMAIGDSYNDLTMLRDCGVGVAMGNAPDDIKAIANVVTTDCADDGVAAMIDRVLASQSTAHQS
- a CDS encoding aminotransferase class V-fold PLP-dependent enzyme, with amino-acid sequence MIDTPKRDFSLAPGSYLLSHSVGRPLNSAPAALEQAFFAPWQNSGREPWGQWLGVIDRFSAALAQLFQGAAKDFCPQANLSSAVTKLVMSLDRLQRPGAVVLMSEVDFPSMGFAMQKALGADCELRFIPQHLDLTDAAVWQAYIGADVDLVFVSHAYSNSGVQAPLADIIPLIRARGALSLIDVAQSAGIMPLDLSQLQPDFMVGSSVKWLCSGPGAAYLWVHPERIDDCQPMDVGWFSHENPFEFNIHDFRYHPGAMRFWGGTPSIAPYALAAHSIGYFANIGSKVLRAHNQQLIDQVIAALGDAVVSPHAPQMRSGTVILQLGDRQTKLMVALEQANISVDARKLGLRVSPHLYNDNADIEQLVHRVERCR
- a CDS encoding FMN-binding negative transcriptional regulator, with product MYIPDMFRQVDTAAMQQLIAEQPLATLVMATDDGLEANHIPLYWVDIDADTVVLRGHVAKDNPMWRQCAAATDVLVIFAGAQLYMSPSYYATKQIDAKVVPTWNYLSVHLHGDLVAIHDTQWKREMLDRLTDQQEASQPVPWQVADAPAAHVEKLMGAIVGLEFRVTSIEGKWKASQNQPLVNKVSVVDHLRSKTADNSLAMADLVSQSIPRKQPE
- a CDS encoding PrnB family protein, which gives rise to MKANTAKTELFDDWIRTRFVELNSALEDLYFAQADRANVAGIGEDYKICLEQEGQALIAALLAEGNTDQGFDKAFDLLGNVGLYMAACRRHEITEPSRETKSPLLEASALALQIGASIGVTPRFATAHLTTHNRAVNGRYKRFTNLPDEQLFVDYNTRGILAYKRAADALIKIQPLGISHPLTHDLMSAALVALQQVIESNSDLFEQLDAQRFFHCVRPYYKPYRVGSQIYRGANAGDFAGINVIDLLLGLCQGNDPTYGQLLVDKFLFMMPEDQQILRDCMRRTSLLDYFLAAGDQSQAPWYQANLSLLLELCQVHGETASQHHNQLVEKYISQPSAQMPEQYLDKLTASGPPLPVLLAALEKLRDRRAAAQRSDILTRFHDIQQLKATLE
- a CDS encoding NAD(P)/FAD-dependent oxidoreductase, producing the protein MLRLNEIKLALNHSEADLRAAICATLAIRDDALLSYSLFKRSYDARKKKNILLIYQIDALVSPELETQLLGQLDNLVGVRATPDTGYHFVAQAEPTFPTAQQARPIVIGFGPCGILAALLLAQMGLKPIVLERGQDVRQRTQDTWALWRKRELNPESNVQFGEGGAGTFSDGKLWSQVKDKRHLGRKVLSEFVKAGAPEEILFVSKPHIGTFKLVTMVERIRAEIIHLGGEIRFNQKVSELHRDAPVDGGTGQVTGVTLADGEFLPSRHVVLAIGHSARDSFEMLLAQGVYMEAKPFSIGFRIEHPQSVIDKARFGASAGHPILGSADYKLVHHCKSGRSVYSFCMCPGGTVVAAASEPGGVVTNGMSQYSRNERNANSAIVVGITPEQDYPEHVLAGVDLQRKLERLAFELGGGDYSAPAQLVGDFLNNKPSVNLSAVSASYQPGISLGDLSKALPAFAIEALREAIPAFNKQIDGFSMADALLTGVETRTSSPICIKRGADFQSINTLGLYPAGEGAGYAGGILSAGIDGIKVAEAIALDLLKPDTVSES